The following are encoded together in the Methanosarcina flavescens genome:
- a CDS encoding NfeD family protein: MPVEKAFHFLFIFFLCFVLTAAPMPSAEAGPQEKVLVLEISEAITPASDDIIADAIEKAENGNFEAVVISLNTPGGGLDETQEIIRIIENTSIPVIGYVPESGKAWSAGTLILMGTDIAAMAPFTVIGSAQPVKMSAEGTKPVEDEKIINALVKFSVATASKHGRNETFAEEVITKNKNLDAQEALDSGVIEYVAPSVPNLLVQTDGQQIKGKTLQTESAGIENYEPPFSLSLLGLISNPIISSLLLTIGLYGVIFGISSPGVGAEVLGIILIVLGLIGTGFDINIAAVFLILVGIGLLILEIKSPGFGILGLAGLISLIIGSLFLIPMGNENIYTPEFRRLLALTIVAPTIVFGLFLVFAVYKVTEIRKKKPVIGEFIGETAQSIDPLGPEKPGYVRFKGEYWKARSEEEIEPKTEVEITGKVREVLIVKRKV, from the coding sequence ATGCCTGTAGAAAAGGCTTTCCATTTCCTATTTATCTTCTTCCTGTGCTTCGTTCTCACAGCTGCCCCCATGCCCTCGGCAGAGGCAGGGCCTCAAGAGAAAGTGCTTGTGCTTGAAATATCCGAGGCTATAACTCCGGCTTCGGATGATATTATAGCGGATGCGATAGAAAAAGCGGAAAACGGAAATTTTGAGGCTGTGGTAATCAGCCTGAATACCCCCGGAGGAGGACTGGACGAAACCCAGGAAATCATAAGGATAATTGAAAACACGAGTATACCTGTTATCGGATATGTGCCTGAGAGCGGGAAAGCCTGGTCAGCCGGCACACTCATCCTTATGGGGACGGATATTGCTGCAATGGCACCATTTACAGTTATCGGATCAGCCCAGCCAGTTAAGATGTCGGCAGAAGGGACAAAACCCGTAGAGGACGAAAAAATTATAAATGCACTTGTCAAATTTTCGGTCGCAACAGCCAGTAAACATGGGAGAAACGAGACTTTTGCGGAAGAGGTCATAACGAAAAACAAAAATCTTGACGCGCAGGAAGCCCTCGATTCCGGCGTAATAGAATATGTGGCTCCTTCTGTTCCGAACCTGCTAGTACAGACTGACGGGCAACAGATAAAGGGAAAAACGCTGCAAACCGAAAGTGCAGGGATAGAGAACTATGAGCCTCCCTTTTCTCTTTCCTTATTAGGTTTAATCTCAAACCCGATCATTTCCTCCCTTCTTCTGACAATAGGGCTCTATGGAGTTATTTTCGGAATATCAAGCCCTGGAGTTGGGGCAGAAGTTTTAGGGATTATTTTAATTGTACTGGGGCTGATAGGCACAGGCTTTGATATTAATATAGCAGCAGTCTTCCTTATCCTTGTAGGAATAGGGCTCTTGATTCTTGAAATCAAGTCTCCCGGATTCGGCATCCTGGGGCTTGCTGGACTCATCAGCCTCATAATAGGAAGCCTGTTCCTTATACCTATGGGAAATGAAAACATTTATACTCCAGAATTCCGCAGACTCCTTGCTCTAACGATTGTTGCTCCTACGATTGTTTTCGGGTTATTTCTGGTTTTTGCAGTCTACAAAGTAACCGAGATCAGAAAGAAAAAGCCTGTAATTGGAGAGTTTATAGGTGAGACTGCCCAGTCCATAGACCCTCTGGGGCCTGAAAAACCAGGATACGTCCGCTTTAAAGGCGAATACTGGAAAGCCCGCTCTGAAGAAGAAATCGAACCAAAGACAGAGGTTGAAATTACTGGAAAAGTAAGGGAAGTGCTCATAGTAAAAAGGAAAGTGTAA
- a CDS encoding AIR synthase-related protein — protein sequence MDIEGYAKRALREDPSDEARLEAKLASRILEIKNISSERAHEIAAAVICEAKVTLNVEGDVLAPTISGVSMGEFGVGSRGTGDFYVHSKLGEVIGKTGAVVDSSQLDDSGVVKIGENYLVVTIDGIHSRLSDFPFLSGFHVARAALRDVYSMGARPLAMLSDIHVADDGDVAKIFDHIAGITTVSELTGIPLITGSTLRIGGDMVIGERMTGGVGAVGITSSLTSRNRTREGDLILMTEGAGGGTVSTTALYYGMHEVVEETINIRFLEACEALLQSGLHKRVHSMTDVTNGGIRGDAKEISKTAGVKLVFEEEKIRALVNPKVLSMLEHLKIDYLGVSLDALLVIAPPAYVDDILSTVRAAGIEIDVIGRVEEGSGAEISLNGKLREFVPKFRESAYTPVKKVHGDENPRDFEEMRAAIDKAALEAIEKKQKVLEKIRRK from the coding sequence ATGGATATAGAAGGTTATGCAAAACGGGCTCTCAGGGAGGACCCTTCAGATGAAGCAAGGCTTGAGGCAAAGCTGGCTTCAAGAATTCTCGAAATTAAGAACATAAGCTCTGAGAGAGCTCATGAGATCGCGGCTGCGGTCATTTGTGAGGCAAAAGTAACACTTAACGTAGAAGGAGATGTGTTAGCCCCGACTATTTCAGGTGTTTCAATGGGAGAATTCGGTGTAGGTTCCAGGGGCACAGGGGATTTTTACGTTCACTCCAAGCTCGGAGAGGTTATAGGTAAGACAGGTGCAGTTGTGGATAGTTCCCAGCTTGATGACTCAGGGGTTGTCAAAATCGGTGAAAACTATCTGGTGGTCACGATTGATGGTATTCACTCTCGACTGAGCGACTTCCCTTTCCTCTCAGGCTTTCACGTAGCCAGGGCAGCTCTGCGTGATGTATATTCTATGGGAGCCCGGCCCCTGGCAATGCTTTCCGACATTCATGTAGCAGACGACGGAGATGTTGCAAAGATATTCGACCATATTGCAGGCATAACAACGGTCTCGGAACTTACCGGAATACCCCTTATTACGGGAAGCACACTTAGAATTGGCGGAGACATGGTTATAGGTGAACGCATGACCGGTGGCGTTGGGGCTGTGGGCATAACCTCTTCGCTTACATCGCGGAACCGTACCAGAGAAGGAGATCTTATCCTTATGACCGAAGGAGCAGGCGGGGGTACGGTTTCTACAACTGCGCTTTATTACGGGATGCATGAAGTTGTGGAAGAAACCATTAACATTCGCTTCCTGGAAGCCTGCGAGGCTCTGTTGCAATCCGGTTTGCATAAAAGAGTCCATTCCATGACTGATGTTACTAATGGCGGAATCCGGGGCGATGCCAAGGAAATTTCAAAAACCGCAGGCGTAAAACTTGTCTTTGAAGAGGAAAAAATAAGGGCTCTTGTGAACCCAAAGGTGCTTTCAATGCTTGAGCACTTGAAAATTGATTATCTCGGGGTTTCACTTGACGCCCTGCTTGTAATTGCCCCCCCTGCATATGTTGATGACATACTCAGTACTGTCAGGGCTGCAGGCATTGAGATTGACGTCATAGGACGTGTTGAGGAAGGAAGCGGAGCTGAAATTTCCTTAAATGGCAAACTCCGGGAATTTGTACCAAAATTTAGGGAGTCTGCCTACACACCTGTGAAAAAAGTCCACGGAGATGAGAATCCCAGAGACTTTGAGGAAATGAGAGCAGCAATCGATAAAGCTGCACTTGAAGCAATTGAAAAGAAACAAAAAGTCCTGGAAAAAATAAGAAGGAAATAA
- the hisH gene encoding imidazole glycerol phosphate synthase subunit HisH, which produces MRRIVILDYGLGNLRSVQKGLENAGSNSVISGDPEEILAAEGLILPGVGAFVDAMKCLTPIRGIIEEYVRSGRPMLGICLGQQVLMSSSEEGKLTNGLDLISGRVLRFPKSELKVPHIGWNNLNIKQDHPLFEGIPDNSFVYFVHSYYVDTAAENTLAACNYGLDFSASVVNSKGNVMGTQFHPEKSGAIGLKILKNFVEIC; this is translated from the coding sequence ATGAGAAGAATTGTGATTCTCGATTACGGGCTTGGAAACCTCCGCAGTGTTCAAAAGGGGCTAGAAAACGCCGGATCCAATTCCGTAATCTCTGGGGACCCTGAGGAGATTCTTGCCGCAGAAGGTTTAATCCTCCCAGGGGTTGGCGCTTTTGTGGATGCTATGAAGTGCCTTACCCCCATTAGAGGGATTATAGAAGAGTACGTTCGGTCAGGAAGACCTATGCTCGGGATCTGCCTCGGACAGCAGGTGCTCATGAGCTCTTCTGAAGAAGGAAAGCTGACCAACGGGCTTGATCTCATCTCTGGCAGGGTGCTGCGCTTTCCGAAGTCTGAATTAAAGGTACCTCATATTGGCTGGAACAATCTTAACATCAAGCAGGATCACCCTCTGTTTGAAGGTATTCCTGACAATTCTTTCGTATATTTCGTGCATTCATACTATGTGGACACCGCGGCTGAAAACACGCTTGCAGCCTGCAACTACGGGCTGGATTTCTCGGCGTCTGTCGTGAACTCGAAAGGCAATGTAATGGGTACCCAGTTCCACCCCGAGAAAAGTGGAGCTATAGGATTAAAGATCCTGAAAAACTTTGTGGAAATTTGTTGA
- a CDS encoding transposase has protein sequence MDLFHEIDDVLWESIEHHLPPQKPHTGRPRSDLRKLMNGILYVVTTGCTWQDVPRKYGSKSTVHRFHLYLCEHGIYQEIFNELLNKGYDLNKIDLSHCFTDTKDIPAKKGEISDMMVTRK, from the coding sequence CTGGATCTTTTCCATGAAATCGATGATGTTCTATGGGAATCCATAGAACATCATCTTCCTCCACAGAAACCACATACAGGAAGACCTCGCTCTGACTTAAGGAAGTTAATGAATGGGATCTTGTATGTTGTTACAACAGGTTGTACCTGGCAAGATGTTCCCCGTAAATATGGCTCTAAATCAACAGTTCATAGATTTCATCTCTATCTGTGTGAACATGGAATTTATCAGGAAATCTTTAATGAACTTTTAAACAAAGGTTATGACTTGAATAAAATAGATCTTTCTCATTGTTTTACCGATACAAAGGATATTCCTGCCAAAAAAGGGGAAATATCGGATATGATGGTTACAAGAAAGTAA
- a CDS encoding slipin family protein has translation MNIFASQFASPLLPILIVVILILSQSIKMVNEYERVVIFRLGRLSGVKGPGVFLIIPIVDRAMKIDLRVVAIDVPKQAVITRDNVTVEVDAVVYYKVVEPGAAITQVENYMFATSTLSQTTLRDVMGQMELDELLSEREHINKQIQELLDAYTDPWGIKVTGVTIRDVALPETMKRAIAKQAEAEREKRARIILAEGEYQAAQKMKDAASLYEGIPAAIKLRELQTLAEIAREKNLIVVTQSQAIEAGNVAALSQAMDERKK, from the coding sequence ATGAATATCTTTGCCAGTCAATTTGCCAGCCCACTTCTTCCTATATTAATAGTTGTGATATTAATACTCTCACAATCCATAAAAATGGTTAATGAATATGAGAGAGTGGTTATTTTCAGGTTGGGTCGCCTTAGCGGCGTGAAAGGTCCCGGGGTCTTCCTGATTATTCCGATTGTAGACAGAGCGATGAAAATAGATCTGAGAGTTGTTGCAATCGATGTCCCCAAGCAGGCTGTAATTACCAGAGACAATGTCACAGTTGAAGTGGATGCCGTTGTTTATTATAAGGTCGTGGAGCCTGGAGCTGCCATAACTCAGGTCGAAAATTATATGTTTGCAACCTCTACTCTTTCACAGACTACTCTACGAGATGTTATGGGCCAGATGGAGCTTGATGAGCTGCTTTCGGAAAGAGAGCATATCAACAAACAAATTCAGGAGCTTCTTGACGCATATACCGATCCATGGGGGATCAAGGTTACAGGAGTTACAATCAGAGACGTTGCCCTGCCTGAAACAATGAAACGAGCTATTGCCAAACAGGCTGAAGCCGAAAGAGAGAAACGTGCCCGAATTATCCTTGCGGAAGGAGAGTATCAAGCTGCCCAGAAAATGAAAGATGCCGCTTCCCTCTATGAGGGAATACCTGCAGCAATCAAACTGAGGGAGCTACAAACTTTAGCCGAGATTGCCAGGGAAAAGAATCTCATAGTAGTTACACAGTCCCAGGCTATTGAGGCTGGAAATGTAGCAGCTTTATCTCAGGCTATGGATGAAAGAAAAAAATAA
- a CDS encoding transposase translates to MFYRYKGYSCQKRGNIGYDGYKKVKVVKLSVLVNSQELPLSIIIVPANQNDSTLYILTIKNFKIRRPRGRPINRPSRVTADAMYDTADIRKYNRRRGIKSNIPVNKRNRKKKKKGRPIKVDWEELKKKYNRKVL, encoded by the coding sequence TTGTTTTACCGATACAAAGGATATTCCTGCCAAAAAAGGGGAAATATCGGATATGATGGTTACAAGAAAGTAAAAGTAGTAAAATTAAGTGTTTTAGTAAATTCACAGGAGCTACCTCTATCCATTATTATTGTCCCTGCAAATCAAAATGACTCTACGCTTTATATCCTTACAATTAAAAACTTCAAGATAAGAAGACCTAGAGGAAGACCTATAAACAGACCTTCCAGAGTGACAGCTGATGCGATGTATGATACAGCTGATATCAGAAAATATAATAGAAGAAGAGGAATAAAGTCCAATATACCAGTAAACAAAAGAAATAGAAAGAAAAAGAAGAAAGGAAGACCAATAAAGGTAGATTGGGAAGAGTTAAAAAAAAAGTACAATAGAAAGGTTCTTTAG
- a CDS encoding fibronectin type III domain-containing protein — translation MNRWVLNSLFKVQAVKIDWDDEMERLEYEGPFLGTGFDPGSLYFRWLLHPALGLPCHPFILYRNRHPGGNLTKQELANLPGWEEVEIVGLPVDDWDDVVYKVHKQGPVEYPLLQPSEAALQRLKIGAPRIGWTKLTRNGISLDDWKSPDLEAYLQDMLDSKLLKGIYCMFKDCRHYGLKHADYLIRENNEGNDTGRCYDTSVGALRSPRLLLDRPVDPHGESHPVRSEWSPLGMLLVAVGTDPLAALVLGFGTSLFGASNPNEIYMVSVRHELQIGDTMFDFELADVVRVDSQLAAPKAPTNLSARIISRNRPQTLDGPALESIRISWERPDNPIFTLQSSNSGFPASYAVGRFGPHPVHAEILLARRPETLGGWFPFVASKPDEVRPVFFTDYILRLSNIAGKPVPDPFGVKVTYAVASQDIFGRWSPWRTVSFQGNDEQPQIPSVLSINIDPSGQVAIDFSWDWSDRSPEFIELIGAYADDLDNKLFTERVQFGGNDEPVSTSDEIQFIPLDPNLEHAAGWGGAQDQNPAEPGVRFYRLITKIKLDFAGKPKRTFQVQACGQCHIHRLWGDPHNPNFNVSPLSSPVSTHIYDPEPPAAPTVPEAPQWASLPDSSGVSRILLSWTGDLRVSGYVLYEATETSLLAALGLPGPDTSQPFFKRLAVLRAAMAALSDKGSEANIPLSERLAKLETALTDIGLPGARLSQSFQDRRSSLTSGYLRPYFRRVNKEPIPPTSPQTFYETSLPRGSKVIHFYAVTAMSHNQIESAWPDSSKKFIAVAVPSLAVPLPPTLQANLDPTQLVVHLNISLSSSVAVKQVELYRTTSKKLAKSADTMGSPLKTLNATGLEITFTDDSVTPGWRRIWYRAVAWSKRDDQLGLVEARSSASPLVSVLLPPQTAPDISDLRVNEPGSNEFEVLVSWTSHAPVEITPLGPHIAVLLAHDISRNLSIRLEGDLNTLLFVNSLAELPPANLADRKIIRVGPPDNYRLYAWIPRPAADQLFYLTVKMIDPLGRIGLATAEVPPLPTQ, via the coding sequence ATGAACAGATGGGTTTTGAACAGCTTATTTAAAGTGCAGGCGGTTAAGATCGACTGGGATGATGAGATGGAACGCCTAGAGTATGAAGGACCCTTTTTGGGAACTGGTTTTGATCCGGGGTCTCTCTATTTCCGCTGGTTGTTGCATCCTGCACTTGGCCTGCCATGCCATCCATTTATCCTCTATCGCAACCGGCATCCTGGGGGCAATCTGACAAAGCAGGAACTGGCTAACCTACCCGGCTGGGAAGAAGTTGAAATTGTAGGTCTACCGGTCGATGACTGGGACGATGTTGTCTATAAGGTTCACAAACAGGGTCCTGTAGAATATCCACTTTTGCAACCTTCTGAGGCTGCTCTGCAGCGTTTAAAGATTGGCGCGCCGCGTATAGGCTGGACTAAGCTTACACGAAATGGAATCTCTTTGGATGATTGGAAATCTCCCGACCTAGAGGCTTATCTTCAAGATATGCTTGATTCAAAACTTCTGAAAGGCATCTACTGTATGTTTAAAGATTGTCGTCACTATGGGCTCAAACATGCCGATTATTTAATCCGAGAAAATAATGAAGGAAATGACACCGGAAGATGCTACGACACTAGTGTCGGAGCCCTGCGTTCCCCTCGTTTGTTACTTGACAGACCTGTTGATCCGCATGGGGAGAGCCATCCAGTTCGCAGCGAGTGGAGTCCGCTTGGGATGCTGCTGGTTGCCGTTGGCACAGATCCACTAGCAGCTTTGGTACTGGGTTTTGGTACGTCGCTGTTTGGTGCCAGTAATCCTAACGAGATTTATATGGTCTCGGTGCGCCACGAGCTGCAGATAGGCGATACTATGTTTGATTTTGAACTAGCCGATGTTGTCAGAGTAGATTCCCAACTGGCTGCGCCAAAAGCCCCTACCAATCTCTCAGCCAGAATTATTAGCCGCAACCGTCCTCAGACATTAGACGGGCCTGCACTAGAATCCATTAGGATCAGCTGGGAACGCCCCGATAACCCAATATTCACACTACAGTCGAGTAACTCCGGTTTTCCAGCTAGCTACGCCGTGGGCCGTTTCGGTCCCCATCCAGTTCATGCTGAGATTTTACTGGCCAGGCGTCCAGAAACTTTGGGTGGGTGGTTCCCTTTTGTCGCCAGCAAACCGGATGAGGTACGCCCTGTGTTCTTCACAGACTATATCTTACGTTTAAGCAACATAGCTGGCAAGCCTGTTCCAGATCCTTTCGGTGTGAAGGTAACTTATGCCGTAGCTTCCCAGGATATCTTCGGCCGCTGGAGCCCTTGGAGAACAGTATCCTTCCAAGGGAATGACGAACAGCCTCAGATACCATCGGTTCTATCAATAAATATAGATCCTTCCGGGCAGGTAGCCATTGATTTCTCCTGGGATTGGTCGGATCGCAGCCCAGAATTCATAGAGTTGATTGGGGCATATGCTGACGATCTGGATAACAAGTTATTCACGGAGCGAGTGCAGTTCGGCGGCAACGATGAACCTGTATCGACATCTGACGAAATCCAGTTTATACCGCTTGACCCCAACTTGGAGCATGCCGCCGGTTGGGGAGGTGCACAAGACCAGAACCCTGCAGAGCCGGGAGTTCGCTTTTACCGTTTGATTACAAAAATAAAGCTTGATTTCGCCGGAAAACCAAAGCGTACCTTCCAAGTACAGGCGTGTGGTCAGTGTCATATCCACAGACTTTGGGGTGACCCTCATAATCCAAACTTTAACGTCAGCCCATTAAGCAGCCCGGTGAGCACACACATTTACGACCCGGAGCCTCCAGCTGCCCCCACTGTACCGGAAGCGCCTCAATGGGCCAGCCTGCCCGATTCGTCCGGAGTAAGCCGAATTTTGCTAAGCTGGACTGGTGATCTTCGTGTTTCTGGATATGTGCTCTACGAAGCCACCGAGACTAGCTTACTTGCTGCGCTTGGCCTGCCCGGCCCAGACACTTCCCAACCGTTCTTTAAGCGTCTCGCAGTGTTGCGGGCTGCAATGGCTGCTCTGAGTGATAAAGGTTCCGAAGCGAATATACCCTTGAGTGAGAGGCTGGCTAAATTGGAAACTGCACTCACGGATATTGGTCTCCCCGGAGCACGCCTTTCTCAATCCTTCCAGGACCGCCGCTCCAGTCTTACTTCGGGTTACCTGCGGCCATACTTCCGTCGAGTGAATAAGGAGCCGATTCCTCCGACTTCACCCCAAACCTTTTATGAGACATCTTTGCCCCGCGGCAGCAAAGTCATCCACTTCTATGCCGTAACGGCTATGAGCCATAACCAGATAGAGTCTGCCTGGCCGGACTCTAGTAAAAAATTCATTGCTGTGGCTGTTCCCAGTCTGGCCGTGCCCCTGCCACCTACATTGCAAGCTAATCTAGATCCCACTCAGCTGGTCGTGCACTTGAATATCAGCCTTAGTTCAAGTGTAGCTGTGAAGCAGGTCGAACTCTACCGGACAACCAGTAAGAAATTGGCGAAAAGCGCCGACACGATGGGCTCTCCCCTCAAAACGCTTAACGCCACAGGGCTAGAAATTACCTTCACCGATGATAGTGTAACTCCCGGCTGGAGGCGTATCTGGTATCGTGCTGTAGCCTGGTCAAAGCGTGATGACCAGCTTGGACTTGTCGAAGCGCGCTCTTCTGCTTCTCCACTAGTATCCGTTTTACTTCCACCGCAAACTGCGCCCGATATCTCTGACCTCCGAGTTAATGAGCCAGGATCAAACGAATTTGAGGTGCTTGTAAGCTGGACAAGCCATGCCCCTGTCGAGATAACACCTTTGGGACCGCATATTGCTGTGCTGCTGGCACATGACATTTCAAGAAACTTAAGTATCCGACTGGAAGGTGATCTGAACACCCTGCTCTTTGTGAACAGCCTGGCTGAACTGCCTCCAGCCAACCTCGCGGACCGTAAGATCATTCGAGTAGGACCCCCCGACAACTACCGCCTGTATGCCTGGATACCTCGTCCTGCTGCTGACCAATTATTCTACCTGACGGTCAAGATGATCGATCCGCTGGGTCGTATTGGCTTAGCCACTGCTGAAGTTCCTCCCCTACCTACACAGTAA
- a CDS encoding orotate phosphoribosyltransferase-like protein, which produces MKNIEDLIQKAVELQSNGLVTGQIADELNVSRETVTWLLTRSKKEVTVPAPKDISVNWSSIGKSATRLHYISLALCDMVLETLEKTNAEVDVVVGVAASGIPLASMMANELGTDFALYHSRKGQDVVQPGQRGTISRNFGSVAGKNCVIVDDVITTGSTIMEVIELLREMGAKPRAVVVLVDKKGADMIANVPIQSLVRIVRVD; this is translated from the coding sequence ATGAAGAATATAGAAGATTTAATCCAGAAAGCGGTAGAATTGCAAAGCAATGGGCTTGTAACCGGCCAGATTGCCGACGAACTCAACGTCTCAAGGGAGACTGTCACCTGGCTTTTAACCCGTTCAAAAAAAGAAGTAACAGTCCCCGCTCCGAAGGATATTTCCGTAAATTGGAGCAGTATAGGAAAAAGTGCTACCCGGCTTCACTACATTTCACTTGCACTTTGCGATATGGTGCTTGAGACTCTGGAAAAAACAAACGCCGAAGTTGACGTGGTTGTCGGTGTCGCCGCCAGCGGCATTCCCCTGGCAAGCATGATGGCAAATGAATTAGGAACTGACTTCGCCCTCTATCATTCCCGTAAAGGACAGGATGTAGTCCAGCCAGGCCAGAGAGGGACAATAAGCAGGAACTTCGGAAGCGTTGCTGGCAAAAACTGTGTGATCGTGGACGATGTTATCACCACAGGCTCTACAATAATGGAAGTTATCGAGCTGCTTCGGGAAATGGGCGCAAAACCGAGGGCTGTAGTGGTTTTAGTAGACAAAAAAGGTGCGGACATGATTGCAAATGTACCAATCCAGTCACTTGTAAGGATTGTGCGCGTGGACTGA
- a CDS encoding DHH family phosphoesterase, translating into MSKECLDCHGRGYKIVSTNICPQCKGKGKSKSIDFMKMSEKNLDIFLKNGAACAKCKGTGSIEVTTPCETCEGLGRIYTCKVCGERIKNPSDPEEEVCDSCALSQFVYALDESCDLKDVEAGKLYHGIVSSKASFGVFVDLNPHVRGLMHSSNVGVPPEVGDAVIVLVKSIKAGGKLDLIPKTPKKYETIELEKELPLKNSAQIDSNMKGRLIRIEGEVIQVKQTSGPTIFTISDEGGFVPCAAFESAGKRSYPHIDTGMVVSITGEVTLRDDQVQIEVMSMKLLTGEKEAIVRGRVEKVIDEKAAPANIPFLIESEILEELKPRMLHVAKEIKKAILHSTPIILRHHADADGITSAIAIERAILPLITEIGGADAEYYFYKRAPSKAPFYELADVTRDISFALEDLSRHGQKMPLVILVDNGSTEEDVPSMRQARVYGINMLVIDHHQPDKVVDQYLIGHVNPAHVGGDFGVTAGMLCAEIARMINPDISDMIIHLPAVSAVGDRSEAPEAEKYISLVSDRYSLEELKEMALALDYEQFWLKFSSGKGLIDDILDLGNHETHKKLVPLLCEQANAMIKEQLETCLFNVKSHKLANGAIMNVIDVENYAQKFTFPPPGKTSGEVHDVLTKRNPDKPVVTIGYGPDFAVIRSKGVLMNIPKIVRELREEIKGAGVSGGGHLVVGSIKFVEGMRTEVLSRLAEKIAVAEIQH; encoded by the coding sequence ATGAGTAAGGAATGTTTAGACTGCCACGGACGTGGCTACAAAATAGTTTCAACCAATATCTGCCCTCAGTGTAAGGGCAAAGGTAAATCCAAATCAATTGATTTTATGAAAATGTCAGAGAAAAACCTTGATATTTTTTTGAAAAACGGTGCAGCGTGCGCGAAATGTAAGGGCACAGGAAGTATTGAAGTGACCACTCCATGCGAGACCTGTGAGGGACTCGGGAGGATATACACATGCAAGGTTTGTGGAGAACGCATTAAGAACCCCAGTGATCCCGAGGAAGAAGTATGTGATTCCTGTGCCCTTTCTCAGTTTGTTTATGCCCTTGATGAATCCTGCGACCTAAAAGACGTGGAGGCAGGAAAACTTTATCACGGGATAGTAAGCAGTAAAGCTTCTTTCGGAGTTTTTGTGGATCTTAACCCTCATGTAAGAGGGCTTATGCATTCCAGTAATGTCGGAGTTCCTCCGGAAGTAGGGGATGCCGTAATCGTGCTGGTAAAAAGCATTAAAGCCGGAGGGAAGCTGGACTTGATTCCCAAAACTCCCAAAAAATATGAGACCATCGAGCTTGAAAAGGAGCTTCCACTTAAGAACTCGGCTCAAATCGACTCCAATATGAAGGGAAGGCTTATCAGAATTGAAGGAGAGGTTATTCAGGTAAAACAAACCAGTGGACCCACTATTTTCACTATTAGTGATGAAGGAGGCTTTGTTCCCTGTGCAGCCTTTGAGAGTGCGGGGAAAAGATCCTATCCGCACATTGATACGGGGATGGTTGTTTCCATCACCGGAGAAGTGACTCTGCGAGATGACCAGGTACAGATCGAGGTCATGAGCATGAAATTGCTGACCGGAGAGAAGGAAGCAATAGTCAGGGGCAGGGTTGAGAAAGTAATTGACGAAAAAGCCGCTCCTGCTAATATTCCTTTCCTTATCGAAAGCGAGATTCTGGAGGAGCTCAAACCCAGAATGCTCCATGTCGCCAAAGAAATCAAAAAAGCTATCCTTCATTCAACCCCGATTATTCTAAGGCATCATGCCGACGCTGATGGAATCACCTCGGCGATTGCAATTGAGAGGGCAATCCTCCCCCTTATTACGGAAATCGGGGGGGCGGATGCAGAATATTATTTCTACAAGCGTGCTCCTTCCAAGGCTCCTTTTTATGAGCTTGCCGATGTCACGAGGGATATTTCTTTTGCACTTGAAGATCTTTCAAGGCACGGACAGAAGATGCCGCTTGTGATCCTTGTTGACAACGGATCAACTGAGGAAGACGTTCCTTCCATGCGGCAGGCAAGAGTATATGGAATTAATATGCTTGTTATTGACCATCATCAGCCTGATAAGGTTGTTGACCAGTATCTTATAGGGCATGTAAACCCTGCGCATGTAGGAGGGGATTTCGGGGTTACTGCCGGGATGCTCTGTGCTGAAATTGCTCGTATGATCAATCCCGATATCAGTGATATGATAATACATCTTCCAGCGGTTTCGGCAGTAGGAGACCGTTCCGAAGCCCCTGAAGCCGAAAAGTATATCTCTCTTGTCTCGGACCGCTACAGCCTTGAGGAACTGAAAGAAATGGCCCTCGCTCTGGACTATGAGCAGTTTTGGCTAAAATTCAGTAGTGGAAAGGGTCTTATAGATGACATTCTGGATCTAGGAAATCATGAAACCCATAAGAAACTGGTTCCCCTGCTCTGCGAACAGGCAAATGCCATGATAAAGGAACAGCTCGAAACCTGTCTCTTTAATGTCAAGTCTCATAAGCTGGCGAACGGGGCTATTATGAATGTGATAGATGTTGAGAACTATGCACAGAAATTCACCTTCCCGCCACCCGGAAAAACCTCAGGGGAAGTTCATGACGTGCTTACTAAAAGGAATCCGGATAAACCCGTGGTAACAATTGGATACGGACCTGACTTTGCGGTCATCCGTTCCAAGGGTGTGCTTATGAATATCCCGAAGATCGTCAGGGAACTCAGGGAAGAAATAAAAGGTGCAGGCGTCAGCGGTGGAGGGCATCTTGTCGTGGGTAGCATCAAGTTCGTAGAAGGCATGAGGACTGAAGTGTTATCCCGGCTTGCCGAGAAGATAGCAGTCGCAGAGATCCAGCATTAA